A single genomic interval of Asterias amurensis chromosome 1, ASM3211899v1 harbors:
- the LOC139938419 gene encoding ATP-dependent DNA helicase Q1-like, with amino-acid sequence MASTSKSSKTENAQTQLQGVLDELGQVEMKLDGVRKRIDSLVQQQDQLLGKKQELKTKADQLQTLCQKLETARGDFQKSDFSWSEELHKLKKSKFGIKTLRSMQEQVINTTMSGRDCLLVMPTGAGKSLCFQLPALLKKGVTLVVSPLVALMEDQTLAMNELGVPAAMLSSSTPPEQLKATNAAMLDDNAPLRLLYVTPEKIAKSKRFMAQLQKCHLKGRLARIAIDEVHCCSQWGHDFRPDYKMLGVLKRQFPEVPVLGLTATATASVLEDVKNLLNMQACIILRSSYNRANLLYQICDKPSNQAIFNEKIVNLLNGRFKHKSGIIYCLSKKNTEDVTEALRKSNINAEPYHADLSASIRSAVHGRWKKGDTQVVVATIAFGMGIDKPDVRFVIHHSISKSLENYYQESGRAGRDDKPAECLLFFHMSDVFRQSGMVMVEQTGLQKLYTMVAYCIDQHRCRRKIQAEHFDEESSTSKQQCNGMCDNCKQKEKVHDVKLNEYISTLLEILKANSKKETRITPLKLVDFWLAKKPFVQLAGGKPSLLSRLDCESILCFLLLEGFLKEDFHFTPYATITYILPGPKANGSLNKDAVIFKYRPSSGSEATDMDATGNSKLKGSFGEGRGSSGWGKSAPSTGSQGKDLKGSEGQAAKRKREVPESKTQAKKGGSGDVKKRKV; translated from the exons ATGGCATCAACTTCAAAATCGTCCAAAACTGAGAATGCACAAACTCAGTTGCAGG GAGTTCTGGATGAACTTGGCCAAGTTGAGATGAAGCTGGATGGCGTCAGGAAGCGGATCGATTCCCTGGTCCAACAGCAAGACCAACTCCTCGGCAAGAAGCAAGAGCTGAAAACCAAAGCGGACCAGCTGCAGACTCTGTGCCAGAAACTGGAAACAGCAAGAGGGGACTTTCAGAAGTCAG ATTTCTCATGGTCCGAAGAGCTGCATAAGTTGAAGAAGTCCAAGTTTGGAATCAAGACTCTGAGATCAATGCAAGAGCAGGTGATAAACACGACGATGTCTGGAAGAGACTGCCTTCTGGTCATGCCCACGGGAGCTGGAAAGAGTCTGTGTTTCCAGCTACCTGCACTCCTGAAAAAAG GCGTGACGCTAGTGGTATCTCCCCTAGTGGCATTGATGGAGGACCAAACGCTTGCCATGAACGAGCTTGGTGTACCAGCGGCAATGCTTTCTTCAAGCACACCCCCAGAGCAG TTGAAGGCGACCAATGCTGCCATGCTGGATGATAACGCCCCACTGCGTCTTCTTTACGTCACTCCAGAGAAGATTGCTAAAAGCAAACGCTTCATGGCTCAACTTCAGAAGTGCCATCTGAAGGGACGGCTGGCCAGGATCGCTATCGATGAAGTGCACTGCTGCAGTCAGTGGGGACATGACTTCAGACCCG ATTATAAGATGTTGGGTGTTTTGAAGAGACAGTTTCCCGAGGTACCAGTACTAGGCCTGACGGCAACCGCAACGGCTAGCGTACTAGAGGATGTGAAGAACCTGCTTAATATGCAAGCATGCATCATACTGAGGTCATCGTACAACAGGGCTAATCTTCTCTATCAG ATTTGTGACAAGCCCAGCAATCAGGCAATCTTCAACGAGAAAATTGTGAATTTGTTGAACGGACGATTCAAGCACAAATCAG GCATTATCTACTGTCTATCCAAGAAGAATACAGAAGACGTGACCGAAGCCTTGCGAAAGAGTAATATCAATGCTGAGCCTTATCATGCCGATCTCAGTGCTAGCATCCGGAGTGCAGTACATGGACGTTGGAAGAAAGGAGATACACAG GTGGTTGTAGCAACGATAGCCTTTGGTATGGGAATTGATAAACCAGACGTCCGCTTCGTCATTCACCACTCAATCAGTAAATCACTGGAGAATTACTACCAAGAAAGTGGAAGAGCAG GGCGTGATGACAAGCCAGCAGAATGTCTCCTCTTCTTCCACATGTCGGATGTTTTCCGTCAGAGTGGGATGGTCATGGTGGAGCAGACTGGACTTCAGAAACTCTACACGATGGTAGCTTACTGCATTGACCAACATCG ATGTCGTCGCAAGATTCAGGCAGAGCACTTTGATGAGGAGTCGAGCACTAGCAAACAGCAGTGTAATGGAATGTGCGACAACTGCAAACAGAAAGAGAAGG TTCATGATGTGAAACTGAATGAGTACATTTCAACCCTTCTGGAAATACTGAAGGCAAACAGCAAGAAGGAAACGCGAATCACTCCGCTGAAGCTGGTGGACTTTTGGCTTGCCAAGAAACCCTTTGTACAACTAGCAG GTGGCAAACCGTCCTTGTTGAGTCGCCTGGATTGTGAATCCATCCTTTGCTTCCTTCTCCTGGAGGGTTTTCTCAAGGAGGACTTCCATTTCACTCCCTACGCAACCATCACCTACATTTTACCCGGACCAAAGGCAAATGGTTCCCTCAATAAGGATGCAGTTATCTTTAAGTATCGACCATCGTCTGGATCTGAGGCGACTGACATGGATGCTACTGGCAACTCAAAGTTAAAGGGGTCGTTTGGGGAGGGTAGAGGAAGCTCTGGATGGGGTAAGAGTGCGCCCTCTACTGGGAGTCAAGGTAAAGATTTGAAGGGTTCTGAAGGCCAAGCTGCAAAGAGGAAACGGGAAGTGCCTGAATCAAAGACGCAGGCAAAGAAAGGTGGAAGCGGGGACGTGAAAAAGCGAAAAGTGTGA
- the LOC139941315 gene encoding uncharacterized protein yields the protein MELKSSLSMSGAKDYKERALRRRRVRYRTYPSPSFDLEEDDEPLLVACRHITFSLDVRFQSAVQQQDNFELDKILSTHGAQIDMNARNHIGLTALHQAVLNRNLDTVKLLLTRGSDANVQDSNGYAPLHTAAAYGLRNIVSLLIIFGADLFVRTLAGESPADLSKDVVTADLLMVEMCKQIQQHELMEKYGFLFRFIDLWETLWTNCCTLFEKVVEWAQSAVKNYYEVPQHHAQNGTINRGRKLP from the coding sequence ATGGAATTGAAATCGTCACTGAGTATGTCTGGTGCTAAAGATTATAAAGAGAGGGCACTTCGACGGCGTAGGGTGCGATATCGAACGTACCCGAGCCCTTCATTCGACCTGGAAGAAGATGACGAGCCACTGCTCGTTGCATGCCGCCATATTACATTCTCTCTCGATGTTCGCTTCCAGTCTGCCGTCCAACAACAGGACAACTTTGAACTTGATAAGATCCTCAGCACACACGGGGCCCAGATCGACATGAATGCCCGAAATCATATCGGGTTGACAGCTCTCCACCAagcggttctgaatcgcaacTTGGACACCGTGAAATTGCTGTTAACGCGCGGGTCTGACGCTAACGTCCAGGATTCAAACGGCTACGCCCCGTTACACACCGCGGCTGCCTACGGTCTCCGGAACATCGTGAGCCTGTTGATCATCTTCGGTGCTGACCTCTTCGTGAGGACTCTAGCCGGTGAATCCCCCGCTGATCTCTCCAAGGACGTGGTCACTGCCGATCTCCTCATGGTCGAGATGTGCAAGCAAATCCAGCAGCATGAATTGATGGAAAAATATGGATTTCTGTTCAGATTCATCGATTTGTGGGAGACGTTATGGACGAATTGTTGTACACTGTTTGAGAAAGTTGTTGAATGGGCGCAGAGTGCAGTGAAGAATTATTACGAAGTGCCACAGCATCATGCTCAAAACGGCACCATAAACCGCGGGAGAAAGCTGCCATAA